ATGACAATGCACACATACAATGAATCATAAGTAATATTTTATGTAATAGTCATCTTCATACTTCATAGTTGAAACTAGGATGCCTAACGCGGACTAACGGACTCCCGACGACAGACGCCAAAGAATGAATAGAATAAAGCAACAAGGGATAAAAAAGAAATGACATTACTTCTAGAAGGGAAAAAAGCACGTTTCCATATTACATATATAAGAGTATTACATACTAGGGACATATTTACAGTACATATCAGGTTAGTTAAAAAAATTTACATATGGATATCATATAAATTTGTTGGGCTAAATGGCCCAAAGATACTCTTAAGATGGTGTGATATTGTCCGTTTTGGGTCAAGCCCGTATGGTTTTCCCAAAAGGCCTCACATCATTAAAAGATTTCAGctaccaatgtgggactttgttcGCATACCCAACAATCTTCCCCTCGAACTAAGTTCCACGTGGCCCAGAACCACGATTCACGGGTCAATTTTCGAGATTCACTGTATGCCACCCACATTGTTAGAGTATTATGGCAACCGAAGCCCGCAACTAGCTTCTTCTTGTGTGTGCACCGCCCTGCACCATCACTCCGCATCTCCATACTCGTTCCGCTGAACCtgggctctgataccagttgttgggctAAATGGCCCAAAGATACTCTTAACATGgtgtgatattgtccgctttgggccAAACCCGCACGGTTTTCCCCAAAAGGCTTCACACCATTAAGAGATTCTTACACCTTATATGTAGACTCCCAATCATTTTAGCTACCAATGTAGGACTTTATTCGCATACCCAACAAAATTAAATTGAGTAACCCATAAAACAAATTGGACTACCTGAAGTCAAAATTAAATACACATAGGGTGTGTTTAATAGGAaggaaaatacttttaatattttttaattatttcctATCAAATGAAGGGAATATATTTTccaatactttttttttttaactttcccCACTCTATACTTCATCCCTACCAACCCGCCCCTCTACATCCCACCCACCCCCATCCACTCCCTCCCCCAACCTCCACCCTTAATAGAAATATTATTAAGAGTATTTCTTTTTCATGTTGTAAAtagagtactttctttttcatttcaataaaACGAGTATTTTTTTTTATGATGTAAAAGAgtgttttctttcatttcaacaaaaaaatactttcttttcatgatgtaggaaaactattttttttttatttcaacaaaatgagtactttcttttcatgttgtagaaatactttctttttcaaccaaaaaaatatttatttctttttagtTGTGGAGCACGAACCTTAACGTTGTTTTTGCGTGAAAAAGTAAAGCATCACATTAGTTCCTTTGCGTTTgtgtgaatttttaaaagaataattaaattcttgaaaaaAAATATAGTCCTGAAAATTTTaggtatttgtttttttttggaggGGGGGGGTGGGGGTGGAGAGGAGGGGgaactaaaaaatattttctactctccaactaaacactagaaaatattttccggaaaaaATTTTTTACTCACCAATCAAACaagaaaaaataaatgataaaatcAGTCTATCTTCCACGAAAACATTTTCTATCGAAAACATATTCCTTCTTACCAAACACACCCATAGGTGTAATTGAAAAAGTTTACACATCATGCAAAGCTAGCTTGGAGATAGGGGTTTAATTGAATGATCTTCTTTACTGAAAATTTGTACGTGCTATAGAAATAGGGTTTAAATTTAGGTGATAAGTGCAAATTCAGCACATTTCTGAATCCTCCTTTGGTTCCGCCACCGGCGGTCAGTGGATAAGTTTTAAAAAAGCATGTTGCCATATATAGTGAGTATTACATAGCAGTGTGTGCAGCCGGAGGCTGACTAACAGCAACGTACAAAACAAAAATTCTAAAAGTGAAAGATGGCTGTGACAAATCAAAGGCTCTCACCATTATAAATATACATTTCCTTCTCTTCCATTTCCATCAATATCACTTCTTCAGTTCTCTCAAACAAACAGACAAACAAACATACAGCTCGTCCAGCTTAAGATTAGAAATGGCCCCTGCTGCTGCAGTACTCAGTAACTACGAAGAGGAGGAGATTGTTCGCCCCGTTGCGGACTTCTCTCCAAGTCTTTGGGGTGATCGTTTCCATTCATTCTCCCTCGACAATCAGGTATTCATCTTGTTTTATTATCAGCAAGTTTATCTGTGATGCTGCTATCTATATAGCATAATAATTAATATATCCCTTTAATTTACAGGTTGCAGGAAAGTATGCTCAAGAGATTGAAACATTGAAGGAACAAACAAGGAGTATGTTAATGTCCGCTGCTTCTGGAACTACTACATTAACACTGGCTGAAAAGTTGAATCTCATAGACATTGTTGAACGTCTTGGAATTGCTTATCACTTTGAGAAACAAATAGACGACATGTTGGACCAAATATACAATGCTGATCCCAACTTCGAGGGTCTTGAATACAATGATTTATGTATTTTGTCCCTTCAGTTTCGACTCCTTAGACAACATGGTTACAATATCTCTCCAAGTAATATAACATGCACTACTTCTTATTTTGTTGTTACATGCATCTAATTAATTAATATATGTCCACTTACACCTCTAGTGTATTAATCTTTTGTTTTCAACCTGAACCAGAAATTCTCAGCAGATTCCAGTATGCAAACGGCAAATTCAAGGAGTCTCTTAGCGATAATGTAACGGGTCTGTTGAACTTATACGAAGCTTCACATGTAAGGACTCATGGAGAAGACATCTTAGAAGAGGCGCTTGCTTTCTCGACAGCTCATCTTGAATCTGCAGCTCCACATTTGAAGTCACCTCTAAGTAAGCAAGTGACACATGCCCTTGAGCAATCTCTGCATAAGAGCATTCCAAGAGTTGAGACACGTTACTTCATCTCCATCTATGAAGAGGAGGAATTGAATAATGATATCTTGCTTCGATTTGCCAAATTGGATTTCAATGTACTTCAAATGTTGCACAAACAAGAACTCAGCGAGGTTTCAAGGTAACCTCGTGATAATTTACGTGTGAAAAAAATTTATAAATTCTTTCCTCATAGTAATTTCTTAGAAGTTGACATATATTTTTACTTGTTTTGTAGGTGGTGGAAAGATTTGGATTTTGTGACGACACTTCCATATGCTAGGGATAGAGCAGTTGAGTGCTACTTTTGGACGGTGGGAGTTTACTCTGAACCTCAATATTCTCAGGCTCGTGTCATGCTTGCTAAGACTATAGCAATGATTTCAATAGTAGATGATACATTTGATGCTTATGGAATTGTTAAAGAACTTGAGGTCTACACTGATGCCATACAGAGGTATGAATTACTTCTCCTACAATTTATAATAAGAGACGACAAACGTAGATGTCAAACACGAGACATATCAATCGATTTCCTTTTCATTTATTAGGTGGGATGTTAGCCAAATCAATCGGCTACCAGATTACATGAAAATCAGTTATAAAGCATTGTTGGATCTCTACAATGATTATGAGAAGGAATTGTCAAATGATGGCAGATCCTCTGTTGTTCACTATGCCAAAGAAAGAGTATGACTCGTGACTTGTACCCAATTAACATGTTATTCATCAAAATCGACTATGTGGCTTATTCTCCTCTTATAATGAAACTTATTCTTTGAATATGTACTGATGGTTGAGtgactttgtttgttgttcaCAGATGAAAGAAATCGTGAGAAACTATTTTGTGGAAGCAAAATGGTTCATTGAAGGATATATGCCACCTGTTTCTGAGTATTTGAGCAATGCATTAGCTACTAGCACTTATTACTTGCTTACTACTACATCCTACTTGGGGATGAAGTGTGCTAACAAGGAAGATTTTGAATGGTTGGACAAGAACCCTAAAATTCTTGAAGCCAATGTGACCTTGTGTCGGGTCATTGATGACATAGCCACCTATGAGGTATATATTATTGCATCAAATATAAACTTTGAAATTTCTCTAAGCTTAAAGAATCATTAAGCAATGTATCAGTTGAATTCATACTTATTCCTAAAATATAATTGTGAATCCAGGTTGAGAAGAGTAGAGGTCAGATAGCAACTGGAATTGAGTGCTACATGAGGGATTATGGCGTATCAACGGAAGAGGCAATGGAAAAATTTCAAGAAATGGCTGAGATAGCATGGAAGGATGTAAACGAAGGAATTCTTCGACCAACTCCTGTATCTACGAAGATTCTTACTCGTATTCTGAATCTCGCCCGCATTATTGATGTCACTTACAAGCACAATCAAGATGGATACACTCATCCTGAAAAAGTTCTCAAACCTCACATTATCGCCTTACTGGTGGACTCTATTGAAATTTAAATAATAAATTGTTGTATTCACTCTGGGGCACTTGGTTCCCCCTTAAATAAGTATTTAATCGACATTTGATAGATATCTTGTTTGTATCTCTGTAGTTAAGCTAAGAGTTGCTGGCGATGCATGTTGTATCCTGCAAAGAAATTACCGCATTAATTTTCTTATCGTATCATTATTGAAATTTGAATAATACTTTATTTTTATACCTTTGTTTCTATTGAAATTTGAATAATACTTTATTTTTATACCTTTTTTTTCTACAACTAATCTCTTCAATACTGATAGACCTTGAATGTGGGGTAACTAATTATTAGCAtaaaagtagaaaaagaaaagaaagttcttTGTTATTACTGCAAAGGATTAAAACTATTCATGAACTATAcgattttgaaataactttgcCTTTAGTTAAAATGTGATTTCGAATTTATTTCTGTCGTTGCTAAAGTAGTTTAATATTGCCCTCTTGGAGTAATGAacctgtttaccctaaaaatggataacaattaaatttatatgcagttttaaggatatgtgaatTAATTCAATACAAGTGATCAATAACGTTAGATAAGCGAATTAAGGTCAAACAAATAATCAAACCAGTTATGATATGTTAGGTCCCGGCTCGGGTATGTGCTTAACAATTTTTCTGCCTTCGATTGAGAGCCAAATATATATGAAGAGCTATGACCAAAAATAAGAACATTTGAATAGCTCAGAAGCAAAGAAAACAAGTCTATATTGCTTTAATATACGTGTTACAGTGTTCCTCTTGAATAAAAATCactccctttatatagtaggagagtttcatccCTAGTATAATTCTAAGAAAAGTAAAAATATTCTTTTTCGTTAATCACTGATCTGCTCTTGA
This genomic stretch from Nicotiana sylvestris chromosome 9, ASM39365v2, whole genome shotgun sequence harbors:
- the LOC104223404 gene encoding vetispiradiene synthase 3, which translates into the protein MAPAAAVLSNYEEEEIVRPVADFSPSLWGDRFHSFSLDNQVAGKYAQEIETLKEQTRSMLMSAASGTTTLTLAEKLNLIDIVERLGIAYHFEKQIDDMLDQIYNADPNFEGLEYNDLCILSLQFRLLRQHGYNISPKILSRFQYANGKFKESLSDNVTGLLNLYEASHVRTHGEDILEEALAFSTAHLESAAPHLKSPLSKQVTHALEQSLHKSIPRVETRYFISIYEEEELNNDILLRFAKLDFNVLQMLHKQELSEVSRWWKDLDFVTTLPYARDRAVECYFWTVGVYSEPQYSQARVMLAKTIAMISIVDDTFDAYGIVKELEVYTDAIQRWDVSQINRLPDYMKISYKALLDLYNDYEKELSNDGRSSVVHYAKERMKEIVRNYFVEAKWFIEGYMPPVSEYLSNALATSTYYLLTTTSYLGMKCANKEDFEWLDKNPKILEANVTLCRVIDDIATYEVEKSRGQIATGIECYMRDYGVSTEEAMEKFQEMAEIAWKDVNEGILRPTPVSTKILTRILNLARIIDVTYKHNQDGYTHPEKVLKPHIIALLVDSIEI